DNA from Macrobrachium rosenbergii isolate ZJJX-2024 chromosome 21, ASM4041242v1, whole genome shotgun sequence:
ACAGCCGGAACCCTTATCAGCGTTAACTTACTTTTTACGTAAATCATTTGCAAAGACAACTTATAGAGTTTGAGTAAGAAGTGAGcatggttttcctttatcatGAAATACATGTTAAAATTGTAATTATAAGGATTCATTTCTCCCTCCTGAGGAAATAACTTCTCTAGTACATAGGGTAGTTCGATGgtaatttcctgtattttcagtGCTTTTACGTGACAATATCaagttgaataaatgaaaaaaggcctgcttatctttaaaaataattccatacaCTGAACAACGAAATACTCTCGTAGGCCTACAATACCACTATTACCTCATAAATCCACACCCCCGCCCACAACTTGCCCAAgcccaaaaaagaaaaacctggTTCCCACACTCTTCATGACACCCACTGtctccaactgagagagagagagagagagagagagagagagagagagagagagagagaagggtggggtgTGGAGTCAGTGAAAGAGACGACAGTAACGAAACAAGTCGAGATTGTTATTAAATCAGTGCCATTGGGTAGAACGTAGATTCGGGGGTAGAGGGTGGGAACCGGTAgtaagggggagagggggggtggaAGTTATAATCTGACCCCTGTGGTGAAAGCTGGTACATGATgaaaggggtgggtgggtgggttccctTCTCCCAGCCATCTTCATCTGGCACTTTGAAACCCATTCATTTTGTAACCTTTTGTTCGCATTATTACTGGTCTGCATAAGTCtaccattcttttatatatatttccttttctaatgactaattttacatttacagttCAGAAGTATTATTTTCCTGTAGCTAGGAATTCAGTGCTAGAGTTTCGGTACTTTACTGTCGAATTTGTCCaactaataaacacacacatacacaaatatatatatatatatatatatatatatatatatatatatatatatatatatataatataatatatatatatatattgatatatatatatatatatatatatatatatatatatatatatatatatatatatatatatatatatataatatatatatatatatatatatatatatttgtatattatatatatatatatatatatatatatatatatatgtatatatatatatatatatatatatatatatatatatatatatatatatatatatatatatatatatatatatatatatatatatgaaccaccTGGCGACGCTTGCTCCCAGGACTCCCCGGCCCCTGGGGTCTCCAACCCCACCCCGGCGGTGAGGAGGCGGCATGAGCCAGGGAGGCCATACAGTGTATTACTTATGCATCTCATTTCTTATGTGTCACCAAAGACTTACCTGTCCCGCGTCATCGGGGATTGGCAGGCAAATATGGAAGATCCTGCAGGCATTATCTACGTCGGCGTAATATCCGTAAGGACGCCCATCGCAGGAGAACGTTTGGGAGACCTGACCGGTGATAAACTCGTAACCGGAAGAGAACACGTAGGGCATCCTGGCGTAGGCGATGCCCGCGAAGCAGGCTATGCATAGAATTGCTAAAGAGGTCTTCACTGTGGCCATTTTTAAGATGATCAGTATAGCAGAAGGGAGTGAGTCGAAAGTCGCTTGTGGGAGTGGCAATATGGAGGAGTCGAGATTTGGATTTCAAGTGTGCTTCTTGTTTCTATCAGTCAGTGGTTTCCGTTATGTTTATTTCCTAAGAATTTGAATCTGATATCCTTGTTTTTGTCGGGTGTTGAAGTTGGTATGTAGGCTATATTTAATTACAGTTCTGTTGCTTTAGAATCTTTTAGATTTCTGATTAAATGTTAAAGAAGAGTTCTGGTCTATTTTTTGCAAACTAGGATATTAGTTATAAGGAAAGGTTTTTCCAAGAAAGGGAGACAAATTAGGCCTTCTACAGGTTTCTTCGTTTGAGTCGTAGGCGTGTCAGCTGCTTCTCTgcggaagaaaagaagaaaatcaacaGTTAGTCGACTTCcgacaaaagcaataaaaaataaaataatagataaagaaagaaagaaaaattttgagaTTTCTCGTTCTTGCCCAACCCGTTCAAGACGCTGTTTCTTTCTGGAAGTTCTCATGAAAAGGGATTCTGTTTAGAGACAAAAGTGTCTCTCTCACGcgatattatttacttatttttttcggAATGTGACGAAAGATTATAAGACAATTGCAAAGCTGCATAAGTGCAATGACATAACAGGAAAGGAGCTGAATTTTTGTAACCTCTTTTTTTCTCGGTGTGCGGAAGACGGggtggaaaacaaaagacaatcgtGGCTGTTAAAAAATGGTGATCATAATGTTTGGCTGCAGATGACGACCGTAACCTTTAGGAATGACAAACGAAGACTGCGCCCTctagtaagaaaaaatataaattgatagctacagggaaaaagaaaaagatatgatcGTTAACTGTCTGAAAACCAAAAGATGATCATAAACCTTTGAAGAGAAGGTGGtaaccttgcaaaaaaaaaaaaaaaaaaaaacgctgtaaAATCCGTATACGAGGTGCGGAAAAggatatgaatttatttaaagagaggatgaaaaaacaaaggcaacatcattctaagaaaataaaaggcaaaatgaaGCAGTATTTTTGCCCTAATGATACTTTAAGAATCATTACCTGAATCCAGAGAAGACTATCGTAAAGTTTCCACTGCTTTGTCTTCTTCGCGTAGTAGGTAAAGCGGAGTAAATTGGGTAATAAATCGCCCATTTCACGTTCAATCATCCAATTACAGCTCGGCGTGTTTGTGGTTATGGCTTCCGCGTTTCTTCGACGCGCTTGCATGCATAAACCAACCTTGTTTTGCGTGGGGTTATGAAGATCATCTTACAAGGAAAGCTCCGGCGTCTCGGATCGATGTGCTTGCAAGCAAATTATCCCGAGATTGAATGATAATACTTGACCCCCGTCTGCTTGGGTTAAtcgattgtttctttttttttttacttttttaacatctttttaaAAAGAGGAAGTGCACGAACAGACTTTAATTGAACGGGAAGATGGTCGCAGAATGAGTTTAATGCTAAAGATTAGATTACTGTAGCAAGAGCTGGGAAGATAACGCAATtgaaattaaacagataaaatgaaTTGAGGTATAgacaattatcaaaatattttaacgtGATAATAATGCAAATTACGCGtagaaaagtataaataaaccttaaatgtagaaaaataaatgcaaacccCTTTAGGACGACAGAAATGATGCAAAATATTCACCATAGTagcaaagaaataatgaaaggtgCAAGCACAGAAACTTTTGCACTAGCAACAACACCTGAAAGACACTCATCTGTTGTGGCAAGGAATAGCATCAGGAACtgtagcaacaacaacagcagcaacataaacaacaacacaTCAACGAATTTAATTGCGGTGCGCTGAGAACCATTACTCGTGACCCACACCCATATATTTCTCACCAATCTTCCCACAAGCTGAAGACCTCGTTTACTGGAGACACGGTCgccacactctctctttctctctctctctctctctctctctctctctcgtagacacACACAATCTATGTACAATATACAttactctctcctctctttcattttaccCAGTTTTCCCGTGATCTCAAGAcgttgaatataaaatatttaaaataattcgaGCATTTGTATTACATGTCCAATTTGGAGAAAAAGAAGCACGGATAATAAGTAGCATTTAGTGAAAGCTGAAAATACATTGCTGTAAGTTAGACCGGAAGACAGTTATGAGAAACAGATAAACAAACCCTGAGTGAGTTATCGATATTTCATTGAATGGAAAGAAACACTTTGAGagtgtacgatatatatatatatatatatatatatatatatatatatagtatatatatatatatatatatatatatatatatatatatatatatatatatatatatatatatatatatatatatatatatatatatatatatataatgtatacatgcatgtatgtgtcaGTAATATGTGGTTATACAGATAATCAGACAGACGATCGAAAGTCTTAGCTATGATTGAGATAGATTAAAGAAGACAGTtatctaaaaacaataaacacGAGTTAATAAGTTCACCTTGAGAGATACACCAATTTaagaaattgctttaaaaatgatCTCTAACGACTGATTCTCCGAGTCTCGAATGCAACTATTACGAGGTATTATATTTCACAATTATCAATGAAGCCATCATTGCGTAAAGGAAAGAAGCCCGTAGGTGAAAAGTCTTCTATATAATCTTAGGCTTTGGTGCtactttatttagttttatagtgAAATCATGAGACCTACTGTAGAAAGTGTCAAGGTGGAAGAATTCACTCAAGTTGATaagctaaagtaaaaaaaaagaaatgaaggtgTAATAGAAAGCGGTTAATTTCCTGGCGAAATGTGAGGAAAAATTCAGTTACCAGCGAAAATTCAGCCCTCCCTtaccaagaagaaaaataagattgaGCAAGGTCCTGGTGGTCTGTTTCAGAAGACCACGTATAGGTGACACGAACgtaagtcattttaattcttagaGCTGGATGATTTCAGTGATTCAAGCCCATACTTCACCAGAGACAGTGTCTCTTATTCATCCTCAAGGAGGGCAAACTTTGCTTATCTCCCATAAGGAAAAATAGGATATGACAGCAACCCGGAATGATAAGCATATTTAAATCCTACATATAGCGTTTTGATGgatataataaacaattatagtaatgataataatcaaaatGTCGGAAAGAAAGGATAGAACGCTTAATGGCTTAGGATGCAAAAAGAGTGAAAGTACGGAACAGACTGATGAGTAAATAAGTTGACTGGTAAAAAGGCTGCccattcagtgtatatatatatatatatatatatatatatatatatatatatatatatatatatatatatatacatatatattgtatatgtatatatatacatactgtatatatatattacacacatacactttttcAAAAAGTCAAAATAGCTGAGCTCCCAAgactcaaactgaaaatttttattcagaaaaatttaacTGACGGGAAATGAATcctcatgtattttatttaatttgggtCATGATCTTACTAATGAGAGCGACTGATCCTGTATAGAGGCTGAACTTAATTGCAAGGGTAAACAGTTCACGCCTCAAAATACTTTCAgtatgcatttactgtaaattaaGATGTTCTTGCAGACGTTATTGGCCGCTGACGTAATTTGGATTTGGATACATATTCGATGACTTACACCGATAAATTATATTGCGCACATATACAGTAGCTACAAGATCAGACGCCATGCATGTACTTATACGCCCTATACGTTTCGCCATTACCCgcaatcacttattaaaaaacttAGCACatctgcatacacacatatgctaGTAAATATTCTTACGGACTCATTAATGCATGTCCTCATACGCGTATGCCtatgaacacacatacacacacacacacactcacacacacacacgtataaacaAGATTCACGTTAACGCAAATaaacacatgcaaacatacacgTGCGTACAAATACGCAATTCGTATTTACCCATCCTTACGCTACCTCACTTTCTACGGAAAATCCAAGAGTATAAGAAATGAAACACTGACAGCAACAATGCGTTTCGATGACGCAATCACAGGCACCAAAGACACCCGCCCCCACCCTCCGTTGATTATCGACTATAAAACGATGTGTCATAATTGCCCCTCATCCCtctttccattttaatatttatatttatgcgaAATTGAGAAAATTAATAGAATACATGATAACGGTTAGGAAGAGTGACGGCGTATAATCATTGTTTTAGCTTAGCGGGCGTCgggtgcgtttgggcggaagagAGTTATAAGGCAAGGAAATTGGATTGAATAAGGCTTGCGTTAATGTTCTGTGGTGGAGGTGGGAttaatttaaggagagagagagagagagagagagagagagagagagatttataatag
Protein-coding regions in this window:
- the LOC136849568 gene encoding U-scoloptoxin(01)-Cw1a-like, encoding MATVKTSLAILCIACFAGIAYARMPYVFSSGYEFITGQVSQTFSCDGRPYGYYADVDNACRIFHICLPIPDDAGQIIETAHFSFVCGNQTIFDQETLTCNHPAFAFPCDQAPTLYDLKNAEFGRLNENF